One window of Neptuniibacter halophilus genomic DNA carries:
- a CDS encoding DM13 domain-containing protein: MKKIVLLLSHGVVGFLGFALGIYLLPVLTAQQAPAPERLERAAERAEFHGEFRKDLRGSDWLHWGTGTISLSAEQIIFQGELAPGPDYKLYLSPQFVEDEASFVALKPQMVQIADVRGFDGFMFDLPKGLDLQQYNTVVIWCESFGEFITAARYR; this comes from the coding sequence ATGAAAAAAATCGTATTGTTACTGAGCCATGGTGTTGTCGGGTTTTTAGGCTTTGCATTGGGTATTTATCTGTTGCCGGTGCTGACTGCGCAGCAGGCCCCGGCTCCAGAAAGACTAGAGCGTGCGGCTGAGAGAGCTGAGTTTCATGGGGAGTTTCGAAAAGATCTGCGCGGCAGTGACTGGCTGCACTGGGGGACAGGCACAATCAGTCTGAGTGCAGAGCAGATTATTTTTCAGGGGGAACTGGCGCCCGGGCCAGATTATAAGCTGTATCTCTCACCACAGTTCGTCGAGGATGAAGCGAGTTTTGTGGCTCTGAAACCACAGATGGTTCAGATTGCCGATGTACGGGGCTTTGATGGCTTTATGTTTGATCTGCCGAAGGGGCTGGATTTACAGCAATACAACACGGTGGTGATCTGGTGTGAATCCTTCGGCGAGTTTATCACCGCAGCCCGCTATCGCTAG
- a CDS encoding recombinase family protein, whose translation MKAYSYIRFSSAQQSKGTSLERQSQQAFEYAQAHGWDLDTQATFQDLGVSAFRGSHDGGAFGKFLRAVQEGLIETPCALIVESIDRLGRDELGKAQTRFQSLLTSGVTVVTLSDNQVYTPESANDLGRIMICLVNMHRAHEESQVKSNRSAYAWDKCREGDIAKMGGIVPGWLKRTADRKGFELIPERVEVVQRIFHLAATGFGSMAIARKLNEEGVKSFTGQQWSAGCLSKMLTRRTVLGEWQPRKSHIVEGKKRFIPHGEPLTIYPGIIDQATWAKVQADRRGRNRGGLKGSEGKAKFGTSIFTRLLYCACGSPMRYTKNKGKQAYLHCRRNTEYGHDCGHDTRFLNYKKTVGSLLVGLQHLDWASVFPEIQSEQSQALCKLTDEIEVLQMRQGELEKRQAKLLEAIEEDSSIPVLLSRLKEIDLELDNVQRELGVKLPKRELLDKAQGELEETREAFSKLPELLKETDGVCVVSKFLRDRFKAITVDWETDTLVCHRADSEVSTGIWLHADKAAEDFGGKPLADAM comes from the coding sequence ATGAAAGCGTACAGCTATATTCGATTCAGCAGCGCCCAGCAATCCAAAGGGACCAGCTTAGAAAGACAAAGCCAACAAGCATTTGAATACGCACAAGCCCACGGTTGGGATTTAGATACACAAGCGACTTTCCAAGACCTAGGAGTCTCAGCGTTCCGGGGGAGTCATGACGGTGGAGCGTTCGGTAAATTCCTCAGAGCAGTGCAGGAAGGACTGATAGAAACACCTTGCGCCCTCATCGTTGAGTCCATTGACCGCTTAGGCCGCGATGAACTGGGCAAGGCTCAGACTCGATTCCAATCACTTCTGACCAGCGGTGTGACTGTAGTCACTCTCTCTGATAACCAAGTGTATACCCCTGAGAGTGCTAATGACTTGGGTCGCATTATGATCTGCCTAGTCAACATGCACCGGGCGCATGAAGAGTCTCAGGTCAAATCCAACCGCAGTGCTTATGCGTGGGACAAATGCCGTGAAGGAGACATAGCAAAGATGGGCGGTATCGTCCCCGGCTGGTTGAAACGGACAGCAGACCGTAAAGGCTTTGAGTTAATCCCAGAGCGTGTAGAGGTTGTTCAGCGTATCTTTCATTTGGCTGCTACGGGGTTTGGTTCAATGGCTATCGCCCGCAAGCTTAATGAAGAAGGGGTTAAGTCTTTCACAGGTCAGCAATGGTCTGCCGGTTGTCTATCGAAGATGCTGACCAGACGTACAGTGCTAGGTGAGTGGCAACCAAGGAAGTCACACATTGTTGAAGGTAAGAAGCGCTTTATACCTCACGGTGAACCACTGACCATCTACCCAGGGATCATTGACCAAGCGACATGGGCAAAGGTTCAAGCTGACAGAAGAGGCAGGAACCGAGGGGGGCTTAAAGGCAGTGAAGGTAAAGCCAAGTTTGGCACATCAATCTTCACCCGCCTTCTCTACTGTGCCTGTGGCTCACCGATGAGGTACACCAAGAACAAGGGGAAGCAAGCCTACCTACACTGCCGCCGCAATACTGAATATGGGCACGATTGCGGACACGACACTAGATTCCTCAACTATAAAAAAACTGTAGGTTCTCTCCTTGTTGGGCTTCAGCATCTTGATTGGGCTTCGGTCTTCCCGGAGATTCAGAGCGAGCAGAGTCAGGCACTATGCAAGCTGACTGATGAGATCGAAGTACTACAGATGCGCCAAGGTGAGTTAGAGAAGCGTCAGGCTAAACTACTGGAGGCAATTGAGGAAGACAGTTCCATCCCAGTCTTACTCAGCCGACTCAAGGAGATCGATCTGGAATTGGATAATGTACAAAGGGAGTTAGGGGTAAAACTCCCTAAGCGAGAACTGCTAGACAAAGCGCAAGGTGAATTAGAAGAGACACGTGAGGCTTTCTCTAAGCTGCCGGAGCTACTGAAGGAAACTGACGGTGTATGCGTTGTCAGCAAGTTTCTACGTGATCGCTTCAAGGCTATTACTGTCGATTGGGAAACTGACACCCTTGTATGCCACAGAGCAGACAGTGAGGTCTCTACTGGTATCTGGTTACATGCAGATAAGGCAGCAGAGGACTTCGGTGGTAAGCCTTTAGCAGACGCTATGTGA
- a CDS encoding SurA N-terminal domain-containing protein: MLQSIRDNSQGIIAKVIVGLIAITFALFGVESLVSLTAGSNAPATVNGEEISQQELYQGVQLQRRQMLSQMGEDADPALLDENLISNMVLEGLIEQSVLVQSAENQGLTFSDPMIDQLILATKEFQVDGRFDRAQFEATLRNVGLTPLMYRDLVRKEKVTEQERVAYLLSAFSLPGELNTLTALQNQTRDFRYFVLGADDLRSSLQVSDADVEAYFAEHSAEFMTEEQVAIEYLLLDRSALEQEITVSEQELETAYQQLVDNFQASEQRHAAHILVEVSDSRDDAAAKEKIESLAQRLQAGESFADLAQAESDDPVSAEMGGDLGVNEKGVFSEAFDDALYSLQEKGDVSAPVRTEYGYHLIQLVDVVESEVPSFAAARAGLESDLIDARSEEEYVGQLERLADISFSSGDLLEPAEALGLKIQKTELFSRVGNEAEITSNPKVLAMAFDPELINDGLNSTPIELDSGRAVVLRVVQHELPRAEELSEVADQIRALLVEEKVAEALNTQADELIARLKQGEALEAVAGGAEVIAENGVNRSGEGVAQELRTALFSMPKPADKPSYAAVDMLDGSKALVALDKVSESEETLEAEQLRFMGMMLNNRLGQQDYQDHLSQLKQKAEIERL; this comes from the coding sequence ATGTTACAGTCCATTCGGGATAACTCTCAGGGAATCATCGCCAAAGTCATCGTTGGTCTGATTGCCATTACCTTTGCTTTATTCGGTGTTGAATCGCTGGTTAGCCTGACTGCGGGCAGTAATGCGCCAGCCACGGTTAATGGCGAAGAGATCAGTCAGCAGGAACTTTATCAGGGCGTACAGCTGCAGCGCAGACAGATGCTGTCTCAGATGGGCGAAGATGCCGATCCTGCACTGCTGGATGAAAACCTGATCAGCAATATGGTGCTGGAAGGGCTGATCGAACAGTCTGTTCTGGTGCAGTCTGCCGAAAATCAGGGGCTGACTTTCTCAGACCCGATGATTGATCAGTTGATCTTGGCGACCAAAGAGTTTCAGGTTGACGGCCGTTTTGACCGGGCACAGTTCGAAGCCACGCTGCGAAATGTTGGTCTGACCCCGCTGATGTATCGTGATCTGGTACGCAAAGAGAAAGTGACTGAGCAGGAGCGTGTCGCTTACCTGCTGTCTGCCTTCTCTCTGCCGGGTGAACTCAACACCCTGACCGCTTTGCAGAACCAGACCCGCGATTTCCGCTACTTCGTTCTCGGTGCAGACGATCTGCGCAGCAGCCTGCAGGTATCGGATGCCGATGTAGAGGCTTACTTCGCCGAACACAGCGCTGAGTTTATGACTGAGGAGCAGGTGGCCATCGAATACCTGCTGCTTGATCGTTCCGCGCTTGAGCAGGAGATCACTGTTTCTGAGCAGGAACTGGAAACGGCCTACCAGCAGTTGGTGGATAACTTCCAGGCCTCAGAACAGCGTCATGCGGCGCACATTCTGGTAGAAGTGTCTGACAGCCGTGATGATGCAGCCGCGAAAGAGAAGATCGAATCTCTGGCACAGCGCCTGCAGGCGGGCGAGTCTTTCGCTGATCTGGCTCAGGCTGAATCCGATGATCCGGTTTCTGCGGAGATGGGCGGTGATCTGGGCGTTAACGAAAAAGGCGTTTTCTCGGAAGCGTTCGATGATGCGTTGTATAGCCTTCAGGAAAAGGGAGATGTCTCTGCTCCTGTTCGTACCGAGTACGGTTACCACCTGATCCAGTTGGTTGATGTTGTTGAATCTGAAGTGCCGAGCTTCGCTGCCGCTCGTGCGGGTCTTGAATCTGACCTGATCGATGCTCGCTCCGAAGAGGAGTATGTCGGTCAGTTAGAGCGTCTGGCGGATATCTCATTCTCTTCCGGGGATCTGCTTGAACCGGCGGAAGCGCTGGGCCTTAAGATCCAGAAAACCGAGCTGTTCTCCCGGGTCGGGAACGAGGCGGAAATCACCTCCAATCCTAAAGTGCTGGCGATGGCCTTTGATCCGGAGCTGATTAACGATGGCCTGAACAGTACTCCGATTGAGCTCGATTCCGGTCGTGCAGTGGTGCTGCGCGTTGTTCAGCATGAACTGCCCCGTGCAGAAGAGCTGAGCGAAGTAGCCGACCAGATCCGTGCGCTGCTGGTTGAAGAAAAGGTCGCAGAGGCACTGAATACTCAGGCGGATGAGCTGATTGCCAGACTGAAGCAGGGTGAAGCACTGGAAGCCGTTGCCGGGGGTGCTGAGGTGATCGCTGAAAACGGTGTTAACCGTTCTGGTGAGGGCGTTGCGCAGGAGCTGCGTACAGCGCTGTTCAGCATGCCAAAACCGGCTGATAAGCCAAGCTACGCTGCGGTAGACATGCTCGATGGCAGTAAAGCGCTGGTAGCGCTGGATAAGGTGTCTGAATCTGAGGAAACCCTTGAAGCGGAGCAGCTTCGTTTTATGGGTATGATGCTGAATAACCGTCTGGGACAGCAGGATTATCAGGATCACCTGAGCCAGCTGAAACAGAAAGCAGAGATTGAACGCCTGTAA
- a CDS encoding YiiX/YebB-like N1pC/P60 family cysteine hydrolase produces the protein MKDLTLNQLTHQIASQIKEGDIIFISIRNLLYRQVAKGTGSWTSHVGFIVREGNEWIVLESAVPFVRRTPLKQFLARTCDNQVSIRRLKQPLAPQQITALKQVAERRMGKLYHTGFKFDSQRQFCSKFVYLTYKEALGVELGKVQTLRELLDENPQASVGFWRCWYFGLIPWKRLTITPASQLHDPKLTAVFSTLPEERAC, from the coding sequence ATGAAAGACCTGACCCTGAATCAACTCACCCACCAGATCGCCAGCCAGATTAAAGAGGGAGATATTATCTTTATCTCGATCCGTAACCTGCTCTACCGACAGGTAGCAAAAGGTACCGGGAGCTGGACCTCCCATGTGGGTTTTATTGTTCGTGAAGGGAATGAATGGATTGTACTGGAAAGCGCAGTGCCTTTTGTCCGCCGGACACCACTGAAGCAGTTTCTCGCCCGAACCTGTGACAATCAGGTCAGCATCAGACGACTTAAGCAACCCTTAGCGCCGCAACAGATTACAGCGCTGAAACAGGTCGCGGAACGCCGTATGGGCAAACTCTATCACACCGGTTTCAAATTCGACTCGCAACGCCAGTTCTGCTCAAAGTTTGTCTACCTGACATATAAGGAAGCACTGGGAGTGGAGCTGGGTAAGGTTCAGACCCTGCGTGAACTTCTCGACGAAAATCCACAGGCGTCGGTTGGTTTCTGGCGCTGCTGGTATTTCGGTCTGATCCCCTGGAAACGGCTGACGATTACCCCGGCCAGCCAGTTACATGACCCTAAGCTAACAGCGGTATTCTCTACCCTGCCGGAAGAACGGGCCTGCTAG
- a CDS encoding glycosyltransferase encodes MLLQQSRDFTLHVVGQQFRHTPPPFSELHSLLGDQAGHWGYMQSREAYQKLLQQADVVLSTALHDYQGIAVLEGAAAGAWPIVPDRLAYQELFPEACRYPAQDEPAAMAAMLLQRINEKAEGGAESRVDVSQLGWGQLAECYRQQIERVAKRGAP; translated from the coding sequence ATGCTGTTGCAGCAGAGCCGCGATTTCACCCTGCATGTTGTTGGTCAGCAGTTCAGGCATACGCCACCGCCCTTTAGCGAATTGCATAGCCTGCTCGGTGATCAGGCGGGCCACTGGGGCTATATGCAATCCCGCGAAGCTTATCAGAAATTATTGCAGCAGGCCGATGTGGTGTTATCGACGGCACTGCATGATTATCAGGGCATTGCTGTACTGGAAGGTGCTGCCGCCGGCGCATGGCCGATCGTTCCGGATCGGCTGGCCTATCAGGAGTTGTTTCCGGAAGCCTGTCGCTATCCGGCTCAGGATGAGCCTGCAGCGATGGCGGCGATGTTGCTACAGCGAATTAATGAGAAAGCAGAGGGCGGAGCTGAGAGCCGGGTGGATGTCAGCCAACTGGGCTGGGGACAGTTGGCTGAATGCTACCGGCAGCAGATTGAGCGCGTGGCTAAACGCGGCGCACCTTAA
- a CDS encoding tRNA-queuosine alpha-mannosyltransferase domain-containing protein has product MRILLLSAYDAESHLYWRKGLVEHLPEHDWTVLSLPGRYFSWRIRGNSLSWAFSERDTLQQDYDLVIATSMTDLSALRGFVPSMAQIPTLVYFHENQFAYPSSGREFQSVEPCILNLYTALAADHCLFNSEYNRRTLLKGAKKLLKKLPDQVPSGLVERIAANSSVLPVPLRDDSFQPALPEAGRFHIVWNHRWESVTDGHTVRPICITWAARWEYDKGPDRLLAILRRLESNAVDYRLCLLGQSFKHSPKEFQMIKEEFAHRIDHAGYAASRDEYKAWLAASDIFLSTSIHEFQGLAVLEAVAQGCIPVLPDRMSYTEMFSSEYLYADCGADIEYESVAAVDAICHHKGLIEQGRHKVPDVSGYSWGVMADRYRHLIDTMVAK; this is encoded by the coding sequence ATGCGCATACTTCTACTCTCTGCTTACGATGCTGAAAGCCATCTTTACTGGCGTAAGGGGCTGGTTGAACATCTGCCTGAGCATGACTGGACAGTTCTTTCGCTCCCCGGGCGCTATTTCAGTTGGCGGATTCGGGGTAACAGTCTGAGCTGGGCGTTTTCTGAGCGTGATACATTGCAGCAGGATTACGATCTGGTGATTGCGACTTCCATGACTGATCTCTCCGCACTGCGGGGCTTTGTGCCTTCAATGGCGCAGATCCCGACGCTGGTTTATTTCCACGAGAATCAGTTTGCCTACCCCAGTTCAGGGCGAGAGTTTCAGTCGGTTGAGCCCTGTATCCTCAACCTGTATACCGCGCTGGCGGCGGATCACTGCCTGTTCAACAGTGAGTACAATCGCCGGACCCTGCTCAAAGGAGCGAAAAAACTGCTGAAAAAACTCCCGGATCAGGTGCCGTCGGGGTTGGTCGAACGGATCGCTGCCAATTCATCGGTGTTGCCCGTGCCACTGCGTGATGACAGCTTTCAGCCCGCATTGCCTGAAGCGGGGCGGTTTCATATTGTCTGGAACCACCGCTGGGAGAGTGTCACAGATGGTCATACAGTGAGACCCATATGTATCACATGGGCTGCTAGATGGGAATATGACAAGGGGCCAGACAGGCTTCTAGCTATCCTCAGACGGCTTGAGAGTAACGCTGTGGACTACCGCCTATGTCTTCTGGGTCAGAGCTTCAAGCACTCTCCCAAAGAGTTCCAGATGATCAAGGAAGAGTTTGCCCATCGGATAGACCATGCGGGATACGCAGCCAGTCGAGATGAGTACAAGGCGTGGTTGGCAGCGTCAGACATTTTCTTATCCACCTCAATACATGAGTTCCAAGGACTTGCTGTTCTGGAGGCGGTCGCGCAAGGCTGTATCCCTGTGCTGCCTGACCGGATGTCTTACACAGAGATGTTCAGTAGTGAGTATCTTTATGCTGACTGTGGGGCTGACATAGAGTATGAATCGGTGGCGGCTGTAGATGCGATCTGTCATCACAAGGGGTTGATTGAGCAGGGTCGGCATAAAGTCCCAGATGTGTCAGGGTATAGTTGGGGTGTCATGGCAGACCGATACCGTCACCTCATAGATACTATGGTCGCAAAATGA
- a CDS encoding recombinase family protein — MTTFAYCRVSTLDQDTTIQEEAIHKAYPDAVIRTEKASGKTTEGREVLELILDMVSKGDKLVVWKLDRLARNMNDLTNIVQTLEDKGASLEILDQKIDTSTASGKAFLQMLGVFAEFETNLRKERQMAGIAKAKAEGKYRGKQAVIDTEKVRELKAKGMGATAISRELGIGRASVYRILNG; from the coding sequence GTGACTACCTTTGCATACTGCCGTGTATCAACTCTGGATCAGGACACGACCATTCAGGAAGAGGCTATACACAAAGCCTACCCTGACGCAGTAATCAGAACGGAGAAGGCTTCAGGGAAAACCACAGAAGGCCGGGAAGTCCTTGAACTGATACTGGATATGGTCAGCAAGGGAGACAAGCTGGTTGTCTGGAAGTTGGACCGTCTCGCAAGGAATATGAATGACCTCACGAACATCGTTCAGACCCTAGAGGACAAAGGCGCATCCCTAGAGATACTTGATCAGAAGATTGACACCAGCACCGCCAGCGGCAAAGCGTTCCTTCAGATGCTTGGGGTCTTCGCTGAGTTTGAGACCAACCTGCGCAAAGAGCGTCAGATGGCTGGTATAGCCAAAGCCAAGGCTGAGGGTAAGTACCGAGGAAAGCAAGCTGTTATAGACACTGAGAAGGTCAGAGAGCTAAAAGCGAAAGGTATGGGTGCCACTGCTATCAGCCGGGAGTTGGGCATAGGTCGAGCCTCTGTGTATCGCATCCTGAATGGGTAG